Proteins co-encoded in one Streptomyces roseochromogenus subsp. oscitans DS 12.976 genomic window:
- a CDS encoding IS110 family transposase, which translates to MTIPGVDVNVAQSVTAAVGDFARFRSADKLVAYFGLNPRVRQSGGLPAATGRITKTGRSQVRGMLVEAAWVAPRSPGPLRAFYQRVKARRGIQVAIVATGHKMTTLCWHLVTKGQDYAFARPRLVAFKRPKLQLQAGAERRVARRGLGYEYNDKTLRRHEREIAEQQERAYAVMTAHRQPCGPATAQKNTT; encoded by the coding sequence ATGACGATCCCCGGTGTCGACGTCAACGTCGCTCAGTCGGTCACCGCGGCGGTCGGCGACTTCGCGCGCTTCCGCTCCGCCGACAAGCTGGTCGCCTACTTCGGACTCAATCCACGCGTGCGCCAGTCCGGCGGGCTGCCGGCCGCCACCGGCCGGATCACCAAGACCGGCCGGTCCCAAGTCAGGGGCATGCTGGTCGAGGCGGCGTGGGTGGCACCTCGCTCCCCGGGCCCTTTGCGCGCGTTCTACCAGCGCGTCAAGGCCCGGCGTGGGATCCAGGTCGCGATCGTCGCCACCGGCCACAAAATGACCACCCTATGCTGGCACTTGGTCACCAAGGGCCAGGACTATGCCTTCGCCCGGCCCAGGTTGGTGGCCTTCAAACGGCCCAAGCTTCAGCTGCAGGCCGGCGCCGAGCGTCGCGTCGCCCGCCGCGGTCTGGGTTACGAGTACAACGACAAGACCCTGCGCCGCCATGAGCGGGAGATCGCCGAGCAACAGGAGCGCGCCTACGCGGTGATGACGGCCCACCGGCAGCCATGCGGCCC
- a CDS encoding IS110 family transposase encodes MGRKIGMDIHRDFAQIAMVEDSLLRDAGQIGCRPEELRAWAATLREDDEVALEATGNSEAIALLLRPKVARVVVSNPHKTRAIAEAKVKTDKVDARILAQLLAADFLPPVWLPDERTSRRRRLIARRLHVVRQRTRIKNQVQSILHRNLMPRPRSATPSALVAVPGCSASRCRTTSARRSTRCCDSWTSTGQNWPSWTDESPSRPWMVRTSVG; translated from the coding sequence ATGGGCCGCAAGATCGGAATGGATATTCATCGCGACTTCGCCCAGATAGCGATGGTCGAGGACAGCCTCCTCCGGGATGCCGGGCAGATCGGCTGCCGCCCGGAGGAACTGCGGGCCTGGGCCGCGACGCTGCGCGAGGACGACGAGGTGGCCCTGGAAGCCACCGGCAACTCAGAGGCGATTGCGCTGCTGCTGCGTCCCAAGGTGGCGAGGGTCGTGGTGTCGAACCCGCACAAGACCAGGGCGATCGCGGAAGCCAAGGTCAAGACCGACAAGGTCGATGCACGCATCCTCGCCCAGCTCCTGGCGGCGGACTTCCTGCCCCCGGTGTGGCTGCCCGACGAGCGCACGAGCCGCCGGCGACGGCTGATTGCGCGACGCTTGCACGTGGTCCGGCAGCGCACCCGGATCAAGAACCAGGTCCAGTCGATCCTGCACCGCAATCTGATGCCCCGGCCCCGGTCGGCGACGCCTTCGGCACTCGTGGCCGTGCCTGGCTGCAGCGCCTCGCGCTGCCGGACGACGAGCGCGAGGCGGTCGACGCGCTGCTGCGACAGCTGGACTTCCACGGGACAGAACTGGCCGAGCTGGACCGACGAGTCGCCGTCGAGGCCCTGGATGGTCCGGACATCCGTCGGCTGA
- a CDS encoding AAA family ATPase, which yields MIVWINGTHGAGKTTTSALVQQLIPDSRVFDAEKVGETLMDITPGLPETDNFQHWPPWRPLVVETARRVLDYTGGALVMPMTVLVEQYWREISMGLAQHGIAVRHFVLHADEATLRGRIEGDTVLGPSPFRLKYLEPYAEAARTWLHDEAEVVDTTHLTPAQAALRIAEAVKS from the coding sequence GTGATCGTATGGATCAATGGCACCCACGGCGCAGGCAAGACAACGACCAGTGCACTCGTGCAGCAACTGATCCCGGATTCACGGGTGTTCGACGCCGAGAAGGTCGGCGAGACGCTCATGGACATCACGCCGGGGCTGCCCGAGACGGACAACTTCCAGCACTGGCCGCCGTGGCGGCCGCTCGTCGTCGAGACCGCCCGCCGCGTACTCGACTACACCGGCGGTGCTCTGGTGATGCCCATGACTGTCCTGGTTGAGCAGTACTGGCGCGAGATCAGCATGGGTCTCGCCCAACATGGCATCGCGGTGAGGCACTTCGTCCTCCATGCTGACGAGGCCACTCTCCGCGGGCGCATCGAGGGGGACACTGTTCTTGGCCCCTCCCCATTCCGTCTCAAATACCTTGAGCCCTACGCCGAGGCGGCTCGCACGTGGCTGCACGACGAGGCCGAGGTCGTCGACACCACACACCTCACGCCCGCCCAGGCCGCCCTGCGGATCGCGGAGGCCGTCAAGAGTTGA
- a CDS encoding beta-ketoacyl-[acyl-carrier-protein] synthase family protein has product MADITNLVIPPSPASAEPPSGSRRRVVVTGVGAITPLGGDVAGTWQGLLEGRCGVRQLHDEEFAGLPVQIAAPVAVEPADLLSRREMRTMSRCAQFAVLAAREAWADAGFAAEDIRSEALAAGRVGVSMGTIIGGAPVLVAADHTLSARGARFVSPHTAPMVVPNSAAAQVAVDLGARGEARTVVSACASGTEAIGQAIDRIRDGHVDIVLAGGAEAVITPSVMASFTAMRALSPGAEGPEAASRPFDKARDGFVLGEGAGVVVLEAEEHARARGARIYGEAAGWGLSADAHHMVAPRPDGAGIVDALHKALADAMARPHDVAHVNAHATATPAGDAAEALALREVFGADANIPVTAPKGALGHLQGAAGAVEAVATVLTLHHRLIPPTIGCDNPDEGIDLDIVSGAPRPLPEKGDLVLSNSYGFGGHNAVLVFRRYTDAHSQAG; this is encoded by the coding sequence GTGGCGGACATCACAAACCTCGTAATCCCCCCTTCGCCTGCCAGTGCAGAGCCTCCCTCGGGAAGCCGGCGTCGTGTCGTCGTCACCGGTGTCGGGGCCATCACTCCGCTGGGCGGTGATGTGGCCGGCACGTGGCAGGGGCTGCTGGAAGGCCGGTGCGGAGTCCGGCAGCTTCACGACGAGGAGTTCGCCGGGCTTCCTGTGCAAATCGCCGCTCCCGTTGCCGTCGAGCCGGCGGACCTGCTGTCGCGCCGTGAGATGCGGACCATGAGCCGCTGCGCGCAGTTCGCGGTGCTCGCGGCCCGCGAGGCATGGGCCGATGCCGGATTCGCTGCAGAGGACATCCGGAGCGAGGCGCTTGCGGCCGGGAGGGTCGGGGTGTCCATGGGCACGATCATCGGTGGTGCCCCGGTGCTCGTCGCGGCAGACCACACCCTCTCGGCACGCGGCGCGCGGTTCGTCTCCCCGCACACGGCCCCGATGGTGGTGCCGAACAGCGCAGCCGCTCAGGTAGCCGTCGACCTCGGTGCACGCGGGGAGGCGCGGACCGTGGTGTCCGCCTGCGCCTCGGGGACGGAGGCGATCGGGCAGGCCATCGACCGGATCAGGGACGGCCACGTGGACATCGTCCTCGCGGGCGGCGCGGAAGCGGTCATCACGCCGTCGGTGATGGCGTCCTTCACCGCCATGCGGGCCCTGTCCCCCGGCGCTGAGGGGCCTGAGGCGGCATCGAGGCCCTTCGACAAGGCGCGCGACGGATTCGTCCTCGGCGAAGGCGCGGGAGTTGTGGTACTCGAGGCGGAGGAACACGCCCGCGCCCGCGGTGCCCGGATCTATGGCGAGGCCGCCGGCTGGGGCCTGTCAGCCGACGCCCATCACATGGTCGCCCCACGGCCCGACGGAGCGGGCATCGTCGATGCCCTGCACAAGGCCCTGGCTGATGCCATGGCGCGCCCGCATGACGTAGCACACGTCAACGCGCATGCCACCGCAACCCCAGCCGGTGACGCCGCCGAGGCCCTCGCCCTGCGGGAGGTGTTCGGAGCCGACGCGAACATACCGGTCACGGCGCCCAAGGGCGCCTTGGGACACCTCCAAGGCGCCGCCGGCGCAGTGGAGGCGGTCGCCACGGTCCTGACTCTGCACCACCGGCTGATCCCGCCGACGATCGGCTGCGACAACCCGGACGAGGGCATTGACCTCGACATCGTCTCCGGCGCGCCGCGCCCCCTGCCGGAGAAGGGGGATCTGGTGCTCAGCAACTCCTACGGATTCGGCGGCCACAACGCCGTCCTCGTCTTCCGCCGCTACACCGACGCGCACAGCCAGGCCGGCTGA
- a CDS encoding DUF998 domain-containing protein — protein sequence MSKDGASEAQGVAGAGASGVRCRDVPGVRWRVAAGILLVAAVAYNDWLLQFWVRTGLDQRNSYISEAFAADQPHRELFSVVELATAALVMAAASLVVTAVPWGWSTAGWGALAAFATCSVADVALPMRCAPSREAGCPADSIAHTMTSGLVHFALFASMAAFAISARSSPGGGCRAGRWARWLLPVSMAAAISSTGPYIGRPGGHGIAQRVHLLTVGLWFWLLAAEAWREQRGTRLY from the coding sequence ATGAGCAAGGACGGCGCCTCGGAGGCGCAGGGCGTGGCGGGTGCGGGCGCATCCGGCGTACGGTGCCGTGACGTACCAGGTGTCCGGTGGAGGGTGGCCGCGGGGATACTGCTGGTGGCAGCCGTGGCCTACAACGACTGGCTTCTGCAGTTCTGGGTGCGGACGGGACTGGACCAGCGCAACTCCTACATCAGCGAGGCCTTCGCCGCCGACCAGCCCCACCGTGAGCTGTTCAGCGTGGTGGAACTGGCCACGGCGGCTCTCGTGATGGCCGCGGCGAGCCTCGTCGTAACGGCGGTGCCGTGGGGTTGGTCCACTGCCGGGTGGGGGGCGCTGGCGGCGTTCGCGACCTGCTCTGTGGCGGACGTCGCGCTGCCGATGCGGTGTGCGCCCTCCCGGGAGGCGGGGTGTCCCGCGGACAGTATCGCGCACACGATGACCAGCGGCCTTGTGCACTTCGCCCTGTTCGCCTCGATGGCCGCCTTCGCCATCTCCGCCCGCTCGAGCCCTGGCGGCGGCTGCCGCGCGGGACGCTGGGCCCGCTGGCTGCTGCCGGTATCCATGGCCGCTGCGATCTCCTCCACCGGCCCCTATATCGGCCGTCCGGGCGGACACGGGATCGCCCAGCGGGTTCACCTGCTCACGGTGGGCTTGTGGTTCTGGTTGCTGGCGGCCGAAGCATGGCGGGAGCAGCGAGGCACCCGCCTTTACTGA
- a CDS encoding orotidine 5'-phosphate decarboxylase / HUMPS family protein yields MELLTAAGPDFVKHLVAKGKKVFLDFKLFEIPNSVAGAVRAAGALGVSMVTVRSMGGAGILTAAVDVAGDFPELRILALTVVTGMTDAYLADTGVCVSTEQHVLRLARLAGKPVAMA; encoded by the coding sequence TTGGAGCTCCTCACAGCGGCTGGCCCCGACTTCGTCAAGCACCTTGTGGCGAAGGGCAAGAAGGTCTTCCTGGACTTCAAGCTCTTCGAGATCCCGAATTCGGTCGCTGGTGCGGTCCGTGCCGCAGGTGCCCTGGGCGTCTCCATGGTGACCGTGCGCAGTATGGGTGGGGCGGGCATCCTGACTGCCGCTGTGGATGTCGCCGGCGACTTCCCCGAACTGCGCATCCTCGCCTTGACGGTGGTCACCGGCATGACCGACGCGTATCTTGCCGACACCGGCGTGTGCGTTTCGACGGAGCAGCATGTGCTCCGGTTGGCCCGCCTGGCGGGAAAGCCGGTTGCCATGGCGTGA
- a CDS encoding class I SAM-dependent methyltransferase, which yields MSAAASAAHLLVDDTPSICADTLAQAFLGKRAEELLGYRRSYGGYPVLSDARTMAVTRNRYTEDPLSELADRGVDQYVILGAELDSFAYRSELADRVRVFEVDKPVTQRWKQAVLAETGTRVPPSAFSVPVDFEKESAGSLPDHLVRAGFAPGRPALVSWLGVTMYLALEAIRQTLAVISGFTPGTELVVEHLLPAGLRDEAGQSYAELVSAAAAEQGAPWQTFLRNRL from the coding sequence ATGTCGGCCGCGGCGTCCGCGGCACATCTCCTCGTCGACGACACCCCCTCGATCTGCGCCGACACCCTGGCACAGGCCTTCCTGGGGAAGCGTGCCGAAGAACTCCTCGGCTATCGCAGGTCCTATGGCGGCTACCCGGTCCTGTCCGACGCGCGGACGATGGCCGTCACCCGCAACCGCTACACCGAGGACCCGCTGTCTGAGCTGGCTGACCGGGGCGTCGATCAGTACGTGATCCTCGGCGCGGAGCTGGATTCCTTCGCTTACCGGTCGGAACTGGCCGACCGTGTAAGGGTGTTCGAGGTGGACAAGCCAGTGACCCAGCGCTGGAAGCAGGCTGTGCTGGCTGAGACGGGAACGAGGGTGCCACCGTCCGCCTTCTCCGTCCCGGTCGATTTCGAGAAGGAGTCCGCCGGGTCACTTCCAGATCACCTCGTCCGGGCCGGCTTTGCCCCTGGCCGACCCGCGCTGGTCAGCTGGCTCGGGGTCACGATGTACCTCGCCTTGGAAGCGATCAGGCAGACCTTGGCGGTCATCAGCGGCTTCACACCCGGCACCGAGCTTGTCGTGGAACATCTCCTCCCGGCCGGACTCCGCGACGAGGCAGGTCAGTCGTATGCGGAGTTGGTCTCAGCTGCGGCGGCCGAGCAGGGAGCGCCCTGGCAAACCTTCCTCAGAAACCGTCTTTGA
- a CDS encoding M15 family metallopeptidase: MSGIILMSDPRVSAVPVRECGEPLIDVRRGSPLLVDARKQSDSDAFFYLREGLLERLLQAQAHLPDGLRFLVVEGYRPPGLQRRYFEKYVGRLRAEQPGWSGEQIRSAASRFVSPPEIAPHSAGAAVDLTLADADGCELDLGTPMNATPEESAGACYTDAAGISERARTRRGILGSALTAAGLVNYPTEWWHWSFGDRYWALVTGAESACYGPSRHDAGD, encoded by the coding sequence ATGAGTGGGATCATCTTGATGTCGGATCCACGGGTCTCGGCCGTCCCTGTGCGCGAGTGCGGTGAGCCCCTGATCGATGTCCGAAGGGGGAGTCCGCTCCTTGTGGATGCGCGGAAGCAGTCCGACTCGGACGCCTTCTTCTACCTGCGCGAAGGACTGCTGGAGCGTCTGCTCCAGGCGCAGGCTCACCTGCCAGATGGCCTGAGGTTCCTGGTCGTCGAGGGCTACCGTCCTCCTGGGCTGCAACGCCGCTATTTCGAGAAGTACGTGGGAAGACTGCGAGCTGAGCAGCCGGGATGGTCCGGCGAGCAGATCCGGTCGGCTGCGAGCCGCTTCGTATCCCCACCGGAGATCGCTCCGCATAGCGCGGGAGCCGCGGTGGACCTGACACTCGCGGACGCGGACGGCTGTGAGCTGGATCTGGGCACGCCTATGAACGCAACTCCGGAGGAGAGCGCCGGCGCCTGCTACACCGACGCCGCTGGGATCAGCGAGCGGGCGCGCACACGCCGGGGGATTTTGGGGAGCGCGCTGACGGCCGCAGGCTTGGTGAACTACCCGACGGAGTGGTGGCACTGGTCGTTCGGCGACCGCTACTGGGCGCTGGTCACCGGAGCGGAAAGCGCCTGTTACGGGCCGAGCCGGCACGACGCAGGCGACTGA
- a CDS encoding class I SAM-dependent methyltransferase, whose amino-acid sequence MQTAFDEAERQAWAGQADAYAASFAKLCAYPVPGLLDAAGVREGVRVLDVGTGTGTAAAVACERGAKVTAVDAEPGMVARAALAAPEADVRLAALPCLPFADDEFDAVVGSFVLNHVGRPREALGELRRVTRPGGRIAATIWAVPPASGQALLGRAVQAAGVTRPAHLPALAPEDDFLRTEQGFAALLGEAGLTDVVCDTLTWAHQTTVEEWWSGPAAGVATIGQVVTSQAPGVIAEIKNHFESLCAEFAGPGGVLVLPHAALMAHGQA is encoded by the coding sequence GTGCAGACGGCATTTGACGAGGCCGAGCGGCAGGCGTGGGCGGGGCAAGCCGACGCCTATGCTGCCAGTTTTGCCAAGCTTTGCGCGTACCCGGTTCCTGGGCTCCTCGACGCTGCCGGGGTCAGGGAGGGTGTACGAGTCCTCGATGTGGGGACGGGCACAGGCACCGCCGCCGCAGTCGCATGTGAGCGGGGAGCGAAGGTGACGGCGGTGGATGCCGAACCCGGCATGGTCGCCCGGGCCGCGCTGGCGGCTCCGGAAGCTGACGTGCGGCTTGCTGCTCTGCCCTGTTTGCCGTTCGCCGACGACGAGTTCGATGCCGTGGTCGGCAGCTTCGTCCTCAATCATGTCGGACGGCCTCGGGAAGCCCTGGGGGAGTTGCGACGGGTGACGCGTCCTGGCGGGCGGATAGCCGCCACCATTTGGGCGGTTCCCCCGGCCTCCGGGCAGGCCCTGCTGGGTAGGGCTGTCCAGGCGGCAGGTGTCACGCGTCCAGCTCACCTGCCGGCTCTTGCTCCTGAAGACGACTTCCTCCGTACTGAACAGGGCTTCGCCGCGTTGCTTGGTGAGGCGGGTCTGACAGACGTCGTCTGCGACACCTTGACCTGGGCCCACCAGACGACGGTTGAGGAGTGGTGGAGCGGACCGGCCGCCGGAGTGGCGACGATCGGCCAGGTTGTGACGAGTCAGGCCCCGGGGGTCATTGCCGAGATCAAAAACCACTTCGAGTCGTTGTGCGCGGAGTTTGCCGGTCCGGGCGGTGTACTGGTGTTGCCTCACGCAGCCCTGATGGCGCATGGCCAGGCTTGA
- a CDS encoding dienelactone hydrolase family protein: MTMVTTRTVEYPADGLTMIGHLALPAGVDRRPAVLIGPEGMGLSDVERRRADALAELGYVALAFDLHGGRYLGDPEEMLARCMPLLADPDRMRGIGHAALDVLHAEPRADPDRIAAVGYGTGGAIALELGRHGVDLRAIGTVNGLTTGRPGEAARIRCPVWAGVGSEDPIMPRAQRDAFTAEMQAAGVDWRLVVYGGALHAFHHPSVDHTVRPGVGYHPRHAQRAWLDIVDLLAECLPVTD; this comes from the coding sequence ATGACGATGGTCACAACGCGTACGGTCGAATACCCGGCCGACGGCCTCACGATGATCGGACACCTCGCGCTCCCCGCCGGTGTCGACCGCCGGCCCGCAGTCCTGATCGGGCCCGAGGGGATGGGTCTAAGCGACGTCGAGCGCCGCCGAGCCGATGCCCTGGCTGAGCTGGGATACGTGGCGCTGGCCTTCGACCTCCACGGCGGGCGCTATTTGGGCGACCCCGAGGAGATGCTGGCCCGTTGCATGCCGCTGCTGGCCGATCCCGACCGGATGCGGGGCATCGGCCACGCGGCGCTCGACGTGTTGCATGCCGAACCGCGGGCCGACCCCGACCGGATCGCCGCTGTCGGCTACGGCACCGGGGGCGCAATCGCGCTGGAACTCGGGCGGCACGGCGTCGACCTGCGCGCGATCGGGACAGTCAACGGGCTGACCACGGGCCGACCGGGCGAGGCGGCGCGCATTCGCTGCCCGGTGTGGGCCGGGGTCGGGTCGGAAGACCCGATCATGCCGCGTGCGCAACGGGACGCGTTCACCGCGGAGATGCAGGCCGCGGGCGTCGACTGGCGCCTCGTGGTCTACGGAGGAGCCCTGCATGCCTTCCACCACCCATCGGTTGACCACACCGTGCGCCCCGGCGTCGGCTACCACCCACGGCACGCACAGCGGGCCTGGCTCGACATCGTCGACCTGCTCGCCGAGTGCCTGCCCGTTACGGATTGA
- a CDS encoding MgtC/SapB family protein, whose protein sequence is MHSLTTVDFLTRLATGVACGALIGVERQWRARMAGLRTNALVAVGATLFVLYSEAVGDAGSPTRVASYVVSGIGFLGGGVILRDGAGVRGLNTAATLWCSAAVGVLAASGRLALAGLGTVVVLAVHVVLRPAGRLLDRAPAAGTDPDATVRATVHLVCERKAETPLRALLLQTLAASGLAPTGLRARREGESTSLRATATISGDVASALEQVISRLSLEPGVSDLHWHTDDEESEGERPRALA, encoded by the coding sequence GTGCACTCCCTGACCACTGTCGACTTCCTGACCCGGCTCGCCACCGGAGTGGCTTGTGGGGCGCTGATCGGCGTCGAGCGGCAGTGGCGCGCCCGGATGGCCGGGCTGCGCACGAACGCCCTGGTGGCCGTCGGCGCCACCCTGTTCGTCCTGTACAGCGAGGCCGTCGGCGATGCGGGCAGCCCGACCAGGGTCGCGTCCTACGTGGTGTCCGGGATCGGGTTCCTGGGCGGTGGCGTGATCCTGCGCGACGGGGCCGGGGTGCGCGGACTGAATACCGCCGCCACCCTGTGGTGCTCGGCCGCTGTCGGGGTGCTGGCCGCCTCCGGTCGGCTGGCGCTGGCGGGGCTCGGTACGGTCGTGGTGCTGGCCGTGCACGTGGTGCTGCGGCCGGCCGGCCGTTTGCTGGACCGGGCTCCGGCCGCCGGCACCGACCCCGACGCCACCGTCCGCGCCACCGTGCACCTGGTGTGCGAGCGCAAGGCCGAGACCCCTCTGCGCGCCCTGCTGTTGCAGACCCTGGCCGCCTCCGGTCTCGCTCCCACCGGGTTGCGCGCCCGCCGCGAGGGGGAGTCCACGAGCCTGCGCGCCACCGCCACGATCAGCGGCGATGTCGCCTCCGCGCTGGAGCAGGTCATCTCCCGTCTGTCCCTGGAACCGGGCGTGAGCGACCTGCACTGGCACACGGACGACGAGGAGTCCGAGGGGGAACGGCCCCGTGCGCTGGCCTGA